One part of the Corynebacterium sp. CNCTC7651 genome encodes these proteins:
- a CDS encoding ABC transporter permease, producing the protein MNNLLRLIGRRLVALPIMVIGVTFLVFVLMKLSPIDPAYSALGDSATPAQLEAYRESHGLNEPWYVQFGSYLAGMVQGDLGTYGQNNASVSEKVFSALPVTLQLTFLGLIIAVLVALPLGILAALYRDTWVDQVIRIFSVICIAMPSFWLAILLVLAFIGKLPVAGPLPSITVDFGGWLQRMLLPSIALATPVIGQLTRVIRTSMVEELDRDYVRTALGAGIPKSVVISRNVLRNALITPVTVLGLRVGYLMGGAVVIEIIFSLPGMGRVLIDGISMNWVQVVQGATLTVAVAFIIINIIVDLLYIAINPRIRAV; encoded by the coding sequence ATGAATAACCTCCTGCGGCTGATTGGGCGACGGCTTGTGGCATTGCCGATCATGGTGATCGGCGTGACATTCCTCGTCTTTGTCCTGATGAAGCTTTCGCCGATCGACCCCGCCTACTCAGCGTTGGGTGATTCGGCTACCCCAGCTCAGCTCGAGGCGTACCGCGAATCGCACGGTTTGAATGAACCTTGGTACGTCCAGTTTGGAAGCTACTTAGCCGGCATGGTCCAAGGCGACCTCGGCACCTATGGCCAAAACAACGCCTCCGTTTCGGAAAAGGTGTTTAGTGCACTGCCGGTGACGCTACAGCTGACTTTCCTGGGCCTAATCATCGCGGTATTGGTTGCGTTGCCTCTGGGCATCTTGGCAGCTCTCTACCGCGACACCTGGGTTGACCAGGTCATCCGCATCTTCTCCGTCATCTGCATCGCAATGCCGTCCTTCTGGCTTGCGATCCTCTTGGTGCTCGCTTTCATCGGCAAGCTCCCAGTGGCGGGACCGCTGCCTTCCATCACCGTAGATTTCGGGGGCTGGCTCCAGCGCATGTTGCTGCCGTCGATTGCGCTGGCGACGCCGGTCATCGGCCAGCTGACCCGCGTGATTCGCACGTCCATGGTGGAAGAGCTTGACCGGGATTACGTCCGCACCGCGCTCGGTGCTGGTATTCCGAAATCCGTTGTCATTTCGCGAAACGTGCTGCGAAATGCCCTGATTACTCCGGTCACCGTCCTGGGTCTGCGTGTGGGCTATCTCATGGGAGGCGCCGTGGTCATTGAGATCATCTTCTCCTTGCCAGGTATGGGCCGAGTGCTTATCGACGGCATCTCCATGAACTGGGTGCAGGTGGTTCAGGGTGCGACCCTGACCGTGGCTGTGGCGTTCATCATCATCAATATCATCGTTGATCTGCTCTACATTGCGATCAACCCGAGAATCAGGGCGGTGTAA
- a CDS encoding ABC transporter substrate-binding protein yields MTPNKRVIITGIAAIALTLSACSGSDSASSNGASGAGSAGEATPSGNGEIHLGVAYETTNYHPSQTSSALALGANWHVVEGLYEFNMDDYTVYPALAAGEPNWSSDTEFEVDLRDDAKFSDGTEVTSQDVISSYERSMAEGNLYASMLNFIDTIEAVDEDTVKFTLNQPFSIATNRLVVAKIVPASATDDELTAMPIGSGPYKYESITDSKLEAVPNEHYNGPNKAGADKIVWDVIKDDTARTTAATSGTIDVMEAVPAASAPMLESAGMTVAEVKGFNLPFLLFNTTKAPFDDPRVRQAFLYAVNTDMLIQNNMDGKATAATSFLPESNPAYNKAKNVFTYDPEKAKSLLEEAGVTDLNITLLTTDHPWISDLAPQIQNDLQAAGIKVSLQSEASASLYANNLDVDNPTFDVALAPGDPSVFGNDPALLMNWWYGDNVWTKKRTFWQQSDPETWQELQDIINEGAAAEGAEQQEKWNEAFDLISEEVPLYPLFHRTMLTGYNPNTVADFKPIGTTGLWAVTARSNR; encoded by the coding sequence ATGACCCCCAACAAGCGCGTCATCATCACCGGCATTGCGGCAATCGCCCTCACGCTTTCGGCCTGCTCTGGAAGTGACTCCGCTAGCTCTAACGGTGCCAGCGGAGCTGGCTCGGCCGGCGAGGCTACCCCGAGCGGTAACGGTGAGATCCACCTCGGTGTGGCGTACGAAACTACGAACTACCACCCGTCTCAGACTTCCTCGGCCCTCGCGCTTGGCGCGAACTGGCACGTTGTTGAGGGTCTGTATGAGTTCAACATGGATGACTACACGGTGTACCCGGCACTCGCTGCTGGCGAGCCGAATTGGTCGTCCGACACTGAATTTGAGGTGGACCTGCGCGATGATGCCAAGTTCTCGGATGGCACGGAGGTGACCTCCCAGGATGTCATTTCCTCCTACGAGCGTTCTATGGCAGAGGGCAACCTGTATGCATCGATGCTCAACTTCATCGACACGATTGAGGCAGTGGATGAGGACACGGTGAAGTTCACGCTGAACCAGCCGTTCTCCATTGCCACCAACCGTCTCGTTGTCGCGAAGATTGTTCCTGCGTCCGCCACCGACGACGAGTTGACTGCAATGCCGATCGGTAGCGGCCCGTATAAGTACGAGTCCATCACCGACTCCAAGCTTGAGGCGGTTCCTAACGAGCACTACAACGGTCCAAACAAGGCTGGTGCAGACAAGATTGTTTGGGACGTGATTAAGGACGACACCGCTCGTACCACCGCCGCTACTTCCGGCACCATTGACGTGATGGAGGCCGTGCCGGCCGCGTCTGCGCCGATGCTTGAGAGCGCGGGCATGACCGTCGCGGAAGTCAAGGGCTTCAACCTGCCGTTCCTGCTGTTCAACACCACCAAGGCTCCGTTCGATGATCCGCGTGTCCGTCAGGCATTCCTCTACGCGGTGAACACGGACATGCTGATTCAGAACAACATGGATGGAAAGGCAACGGCAGCGACCTCGTTCCTGCCGGAATCCAACCCCGCCTACAACAAGGCAAAGAACGTCTTCACCTACGACCCGGAGAAAGCTAAGTCCCTGCTTGAGGAGGCCGGTGTAACGGACCTGAACATCACGCTGCTCACCACGGATCACCCGTGGATCTCTGACCTCGCTCCGCAGATCCAGAACGACCTTCAGGCGGCAGGCATCAAGGTTTCTCTTCAGTCCGAGGCTTCTGCGTCCCTCTACGCCAACAACCTCGACGTTGACAACCCGACCTTTGATGTGGCGCTCGCACCGGGTGACCCGTCGGTATTCGGAAACGACCCGGCACTGCTCATGAACTGGTGGTACGGCGACAACGTGTGGACCAAGAAGCGTACCTTCTGGCAGCAGTCCGACCCGGAGACTTGGCAGGAGCTCCAGGACATCATCAACGAGGGCGCCGCGGCTGAGGGTGCTGAGCAGCAGGAGAAGTGGAACGAGGCATTCGACCTCATTTCTGAGGAGGTGCCGCTCTACCCGCTGTTCCACCGTACGATGCTGACTGGCTACAACCCGAACACGGTCGCGGACTTCAAGCCGATTGGTACCACCGGCCTGTGGGCAGTGACTGCTCGCTCCAACCGTTAA
- a CDS encoding FadR/GntR family transcriptional regulator, with protein sequence MAQKGILDYIRTNQLQPGDSLPSEAALCGELGLSRTSVREAMQTLSSLDIVEVRHGHGTYVSKMSMAPLIQGMTLRILLDADRSLATLGNIVDLRSAIDHSLAQELARIWSSKDSRPLLKIVERMEEEHAAGRSFAKFDQQFHQTLLADIANPLLVELSDALWEIHMATLPMLQVPVPEDMHVTMQMHREIVNRLTDGDVAGYHAVVDKHYAPLRRTIETETP encoded by the coding sequence ATGGCGCAGAAAGGCATCCTCGATTACATCCGGACTAACCAGCTTCAACCCGGCGATAGCCTGCCCAGCGAGGCAGCGCTGTGCGGTGAACTCGGACTCTCACGCACCTCTGTACGCGAGGCGATGCAAACTTTGAGCTCGCTTGACATTGTTGAGGTTCGGCACGGTCACGGCACCTACGTGTCCAAAATGAGCATGGCCCCGCTAATCCAGGGCATGACGCTTCGCATTCTCCTTGACGCAGACCGTTCATTGGCCACTCTGGGCAACATCGTGGATCTTCGGAGTGCGATCGACCATTCTCTCGCTCAAGAGCTCGCCCGGATTTGGTCCAGCAAAGATTCGCGGCCACTGTTGAAGATTGTCGAGAGGATGGAAGAAGAGCACGCGGCTGGCCGCTCATTCGCTAAGTTCGATCAGCAATTTCACCAGACTCTTCTCGCGGACATAGCAAACCCACTCCTCGTGGAGCTATCGGATGCACTGTGGGAGATTCACATGGCTACGCTTCCCATGCTGCAGGTTCCTGTGCCTGAGGATATGCACGTCACCATGCAGATGCACCGAGAAATTGTGAATAGGCTAACCGACGGGGACGTGGCTGGTTACCACGCAGTCGTCGATAAGCACTACGCTCCGCTGCGCAGAACGATTGAAACTGAAACCCCTTAG
- a CDS encoding putative N-acetylmannosamine-6-phosphate 2-epimerase, which yields MPYTFNATSIEERAREIHDLIRGKLIVSVQAPEGHAMRDTHTLTHVALACVDGGSPAIRCGGYGGLDDIASIARAVDVPVFGLTKEGSTGVYITPTRASVVAVAKAGAAVVCADATLRPRPDGSDFADLVKVAHGEGVVIMADCATPEEMEAAHEAGADIISTTLAGYTEHREKTAGPDLDCLREGRSRCGDDAFIISEGRFYTPADVAHGILAGANAVIAGTAITDPGFITAQFGSLLS from the coding sequence ATGCCGTACACGTTTAACGCGACCAGCATCGAAGAGCGCGCTCGTGAAATTCACGATCTGATTCGCGGCAAGCTGATAGTTTCTGTGCAGGCACCCGAGGGACACGCCATGCGGGACACACACACCCTCACTCACGTCGCTCTCGCCTGTGTGGACGGCGGTAGCCCGGCGATCCGGTGCGGTGGATATGGCGGGCTCGACGACATCGCTTCTATCGCTCGTGCCGTAGATGTGCCCGTTTTTGGATTGACCAAGGAAGGGTCTACCGGGGTGTACATCACCCCGACGCGAGCGTCGGTCGTTGCAGTAGCCAAGGCGGGTGCCGCCGTGGTGTGCGCGGATGCGACATTGCGTCCCCGCCCGGACGGCTCTGACTTTGCAGACTTGGTTAAGGTCGCGCACGGTGAGGGTGTTGTCATCATGGCGGATTGTGCCACCCCTGAGGAGATGGAAGCGGCGCACGAAGCAGGTGCGGACATTATCTCTACAACACTCGCCGGGTACACGGAGCACCGTGAGAAGACTGCGGGCCCCGACCTTGACTGCCTGCGCGAGGGCCGTTCCCGCTGTGGTGACGACGCCTTCATCATTAGTGAGGGCCGCTTCTACACGCCAGCCGACGTTGCTCACGGCATTCTCGCTGGAGCCAACGCTGTGATCGCGGGTACTGCGATCACCGACCCGGGTTTTATCACCGCACAGTTCGGTTCTCTGCTGAGCTAA
- a CDS encoding ROK family protein, with translation MQAATLALDIGGTKIAYGLVPDSDPQTVVGEGRLPAHAHSGRIGAQVTQAVTNAIKEAANCGLVISRVGAGAPGIVRPEDGVVVHAGPTIPGWAGTDLGALMRAAFTTPESGPGAPDIPVAVHNDVRVWAWGEDHFGAAKDIDGRVLYLSLGTGLGGAVVDRGKLIEGPTGSAGEFSELLVEDCRGRADRAENVVSGPALAGYYRALSQGDTTDRIHWAAESSDQITLREVMVRYQSDDPVAHRVLDGNLSGFGRAVGALASAFDLSAVVLGGGVTGIGSPVLEPFIRGFRSAALAPNRDIPVRTSTLGGNAPLIAAAAYARAQFPNS, from the coding sequence GTGCAGGCGGCAACCCTCGCATTGGATATTGGTGGAACGAAAATTGCCTACGGCCTCGTTCCGGATTCAGATCCGCAGACAGTGGTGGGTGAGGGAAGGCTGCCAGCGCATGCACATTCTGGTCGCATTGGGGCGCAGGTAACTCAGGCCGTTACCAATGCAATTAAAGAGGCGGCAAATTGCGGATTGGTTATTTCGCGCGTCGGTGCGGGTGCACCGGGCATTGTCCGACCGGAGGATGGCGTAGTAGTGCACGCTGGCCCAACTATCCCCGGGTGGGCTGGCACGGACCTTGGAGCGTTGATGCGCGCAGCATTCACTACACCTGAGAGTGGGCCAGGGGCACCCGACATTCCAGTCGCCGTGCACAACGATGTCCGCGTTTGGGCCTGGGGCGAGGATCACTTCGGTGCCGCAAAAGATATTGACGGCCGCGTCCTTTACCTCTCGTTGGGAACTGGCCTGGGGGGCGCTGTGGTGGACCGAGGGAAGTTAATCGAGGGCCCGACAGGTTCTGCCGGGGAATTCTCAGAGCTTCTAGTTGAAGACTGCCGTGGGCGCGCCGACCGAGCAGAAAATGTCGTTTCCGGTCCAGCACTCGCTGGCTACTATCGTGCGCTGTCCCAGGGTGATACAACCGATCGCATTCACTGGGCAGCTGAATCCAGCGACCAAATTACCCTGCGCGAGGTGATGGTGCGCTACCAATCGGACGACCCGGTAGCGCACCGGGTGCTCGACGGTAACCTCAGTGGTTTCGGTCGTGCTGTTGGCGCCTTGGCCAGCGCCTTTGACCTATCCGCCGTGGTGCTTGGTGGGGGAGTGACCGGTATTGGCAGCCCTGTCCTCGAACCGTTCATCCGCGGCTTTCGCAGTGCAGCGCTGGCCCCAAACCGTGATATCCCCGTGCGCACCAGCACGCTTGGCGGCAACGCCCCCCTTATCGCTGCGGCAGCTTACGCTCGAGCGCAGTTTCCTAATTCCTAA
- a CDS encoding N-acetylglucosamine-6-phosphate deacetylase yields MQGTQRVQGRILSPQGDLGFGEITFGTHIDSVNFEPHPADKGASDNTGTLTWVPGFIDLHNHGGALGAFPSGSVEECRKAAEYHRSQGTTTMLASTVSANRDELCLQVERLAQLVDEGLIRGIHLEGPFVSPAKPGAQDPSRITGGDPDMFLAVIEAARGTVRAITFAPETDNVDELLALCKQHDIIASLGHTDTDHATTAEVIAKANNLGVTVTATHLFNAMPPLHHREPGPVGALLSAARRGKAYVELIADGVHLDDAVVDSVYGPGAFAVSDAMEAAGMCDGCYRLGHLDVTVTDRVARIANGAIAGGTSTIAEQFARFMNRRGAADAVRFTSTTAAEVLRDPSLGDIAAGKRADLVGLDAKFRPVAVYCSGQRVA; encoded by the coding sequence GTGCAGGGAACGCAACGCGTCCAGGGCCGAATACTTTCTCCACAAGGAGACCTCGGTTTCGGCGAGATCACTTTCGGCACTCACATCGATTCGGTGAACTTCGAACCTCACCCTGCCGATAAAGGTGCCTCAGACAACACCGGAACGTTGACGTGGGTGCCTGGTTTCATTGACCTACACAACCATGGCGGGGCACTCGGGGCGTTCCCAAGCGGCAGCGTCGAGGAATGCCGCAAAGCGGCCGAGTACCACCGCAGCCAAGGCACTACGACGATGTTGGCGAGTACGGTGTCCGCAAACCGCGATGAGCTATGCTTACAAGTTGAGCGTCTCGCCCAGCTTGTCGACGAAGGCTTGATCCGCGGTATTCACCTGGAGGGCCCGTTCGTGTCTCCCGCGAAGCCAGGCGCGCAGGACCCCTCTCGGATCACCGGCGGAGACCCGGATATGTTCCTCGCCGTGATCGAGGCTGCGCGGGGCACGGTGCGAGCAATCACTTTCGCCCCAGAAACCGACAACGTTGACGAGCTTCTAGCACTCTGTAAACAGCACGACATTATTGCCAGTCTCGGACACACGGACACCGACCACGCCACCACTGCTGAAGTGATTGCGAAGGCAAATAACCTGGGTGTCACCGTAACGGCGACTCACCTGTTTAACGCTATGCCGCCGTTGCATCACCGCGAGCCCGGTCCCGTTGGCGCGCTGCTGTCGGCCGCACGGCGCGGGAAAGCCTATGTTGAGCTCATCGCGGACGGTGTGCATTTGGACGACGCTGTGGTTGACAGCGTCTACGGCCCGGGCGCCTTCGCTGTGAGTGATGCCATGGAGGCAGCGGGCATGTGTGACGGCTGCTACCGCCTCGGTCATCTAGATGTCACGGTCACCGACCGTGTAGCGCGAATCGCCAACGGTGCAATCGCGGGTGGCACGTCCACTATTGCGGAACAATTCGCTCGGTTCATGAACCGTCGCGGGGCTGCCGATGCCGTGCGCTTTACCTCTACGACAGCTGCCGAGGTGCTGCGCGACCCCTCCTTGGGGGACATTGCCGCCGGTAAGCGGGCCGACCTCGTCGGACTCGACGCGAAATTCCGTCCGGTTGCGGTGTACTGCAGCGGACAACGCGTAGCGTAA
- the nagB gene encoding glucosamine-6-phosphate deaminase, whose protein sequence is MRIIIHPTPKDAGRAAADIIEPFVREGATLGLATGSTPTPTYQELIRRHTEDGLSFADSKAFLLDEYVGLPKEHEQSYYATIRRELTSHIDITDADVRSLDGSAADAATAAADYEQAIKDAGGVDIQILGIGANGHIAFNEPGSPHNSRTRVIDLHPQTIADNARFFESEDEVPRQALTQGIGTIMEAKHLILIATGANKADAVKALVEGPVTEDSPASAIQNHPNVTEVQDDAAASKLTQ, encoded by the coding sequence ATGCGCATCATCATTCACCCCACCCCGAAGGACGCTGGCCGCGCGGCCGCCGACATCATCGAGCCGTTCGTCCGCGAGGGCGCGACGCTGGGCCTCGCAACCGGGTCCACGCCGACGCCGACCTACCAAGAGCTCATCCGCCGCCACACCGAGGACGGCTTGAGTTTCGCCGATTCGAAGGCGTTCCTCCTCGACGAGTACGTGGGCCTGCCCAAGGAGCACGAGCAGTCTTACTACGCCACCATCCGCCGCGAGCTGACCAGCCACATCGACATCACAGACGCTGACGTGCGCTCCCTCGACGGCTCCGCTGCCGACGCCGCGACGGCCGCTGCAGATTATGAGCAGGCCATCAAGGACGCGGGCGGCGTAGACATTCAGATCCTGGGCATCGGCGCGAACGGGCACATCGCGTTCAACGAGCCCGGCAGCCCGCACAACTCGCGCACCCGCGTGATCGACCTGCACCCGCAGACCATTGCGGACAACGCCCGCTTCTTCGAAAGCGAGGACGAGGTGCCGCGCCAGGCCCTGACCCAGGGCATTGGCACCATCATGGAGGCGAAGCACCTCATCCTCATCGCCACCGGCGCGAACAAGGCCGATGCTGTCAAGGCGCTCGTCGAGGGCCCGGTCACGGAGGACTCCCCGGCCAGCGCGATCCAGAACCACCCCAACGTCACGGAGGTTCAGGACGACGCTGCGGCGAGCAAACTCACCCAGTAG
- the hflX gene encoding GTPase HflX: protein MTVTAFDNQESRRDPHEELLARAFRHNAPQPGAGENGYVDPTTGALDLEDRNSLRRITRDTDIRAEEQQDGYEVEYRKLRLEQVILVGAWTEGTTAEMEANMLELAALAETAGAEVLEMFYQKRDKPDPGTYIGSGKVKELAEIVNATGADTVVFDGELSPGQMVALEEALKVKVIDRTMLILDIFAQHAKSKEGKAQVSLAQMEYLYTRTRGWGGQLSRQAGGRAGSNGGVGLRGPGETRIEADRRRLRTEMAKLRHQLRDMKTAREVKRSQRAQSTIPKIAIAGYTNAGKSSLINAMTDAGVLVEDALFATLDPSTRKAQLADGRSVVLTDTVGFVRHLPTQLVEAFKSTLEEVSGADLLLHVVDGSDAFPLKQIEAVNEVLAEITRESGEELPPEIIVVNKIDEADPVVLAELRHAFDRTGRDVVFVSALTGEGIDELESKIEMFLNTLDEHVTMLVPFTRGDVVSLLHEQGTVRSEEYQEQGTLIDVRLPRVIADQHRQFVVSS, encoded by the coding sequence ATGACAGTAACTGCCTTTGACAACCAGGAGTCCCGCCGGGACCCGCACGAGGAACTCCTCGCCCGCGCGTTCCGCCACAACGCCCCGCAGCCCGGCGCGGGGGAGAACGGGTACGTCGACCCGACTACTGGCGCGCTGGACTTGGAGGACCGCAATTCCCTGCGCCGCATTACCCGCGACACCGATATCCGCGCGGAAGAGCAGCAGGACGGATACGAGGTTGAGTACCGCAAGCTCCGCCTTGAGCAGGTGATCCTGGTCGGCGCGTGGACTGAGGGCACCACGGCTGAGATGGAAGCGAACATGCTGGAGCTTGCCGCGCTGGCGGAAACCGCTGGCGCCGAGGTGCTGGAGATGTTCTACCAGAAGCGCGACAAGCCGGATCCGGGCACGTACATCGGCTCCGGCAAGGTCAAGGAGCTCGCGGAGATTGTCAACGCCACCGGCGCGGATACCGTGGTCTTCGACGGTGAACTCTCTCCCGGCCAGATGGTGGCGCTGGAAGAGGCGCTGAAGGTCAAGGTGATTGACCGCACCATGCTCATCCTGGACATCTTCGCGCAGCACGCGAAGAGTAAAGAGGGTAAGGCGCAGGTCAGCCTGGCGCAGATGGAGTACTTGTACACGCGCACCCGTGGTTGGGGTGGCCAGCTGTCCCGTCAGGCTGGTGGTCGCGCCGGTTCCAACGGTGGCGTGGGTCTGCGTGGTCCGGGCGAAACTCGTATTGAGGCGGACCGTCGCCGCCTGCGCACCGAGATGGCGAAGCTGCGCCACCAGCTGCGCGACATGAAGACGGCGCGCGAAGTCAAGCGTTCCCAGCGCGCCCAGTCCACCATTCCCAAGATCGCCATTGCGGGCTACACCAACGCCGGCAAGTCCTCCCTCATCAATGCGATGACGGATGCCGGCGTGCTGGTGGAGGATGCGCTGTTTGCCACCCTGGATCCGTCGACACGCAAAGCCCAGCTCGCGGACGGCCGTTCCGTGGTGCTCACGGACACGGTCGGCTTCGTGCGCCACTTGCCTACCCAGCTGGTGGAGGCGTTCAAGTCCACCCTGGAGGAGGTCTCCGGGGCGGATCTGCTGCTGCACGTCGTGGACGGTTCGGACGCGTTCCCGCTCAAGCAGATTGAGGCGGTGAATGAGGTGCTGGCGGAAATCACGCGCGAGAGCGGAGAGGAGCTGCCGCCGGAGATCATCGTGGTGAACAAGATCGATGAGGCTGACCCGGTTGTGCTCGCCGAGCTGCGCCACGCATTCGACCGCACGGGGCGCGACGTCGTGTTCGTCTCCGCGCTCACGGGCGAGGGGATCGACGAGCTGGAATCGAAGATCGAAATGTTCTTGAACACCCTCGATGAGCACGTGACCATGCTCGTGCCGTTCACGCGCGGCGACGTGGTTTCGCTCCTGCACGAGCAGGGCACGGTCCGCTCCGAGGAGTATCAGGAGCAGGGCACGCTTATCGACGTTCGCTTACCCCGCGTCATCGCAGACCAGCACCGCCAGTTCGTGGTGAGCTCGTAG
- the dapF gene encoding diaminopimelate epimerase: MNTAQLPFIKAHATENDFVVVTDVNDELDLTTEQVAWLCDRRAGIGGDGLLRVVRSPETGRWFMDYRNADGSIAEMCGNGIRAFAHVLVAEGLEERDEFEVDTRAGVKVIRVLAANGADATFSVDMGPVEVTGVSTARMGDFEFAGIGVDVGNPHLACVIPGLTPEELAAMELTQPEFDTEFFPAGVNVEILTELAAADGDGAVHGAAGDGAVHMRVWERGVGETRSCGTGTVAAAQAALADADIEHGQVTVHVPGGTLTIELRDGRARMTGPSRIVARGVLAGELA; the protein is encoded by the coding sequence GTGAATACTGCGCAGTTGCCCTTCATCAAAGCCCACGCCACCGAGAATGACTTTGTGGTGGTGACCGACGTCAACGACGAGCTGGACCTCACCACCGAGCAGGTCGCGTGGTTGTGCGACCGCCGCGCCGGGATCGGCGGCGACGGGCTCCTGCGGGTGGTGCGCTCCCCAGAGACCGGCCGCTGGTTCATGGATTACCGCAACGCGGACGGTTCCATCGCGGAGATGTGCGGCAACGGGATCCGCGCCTTCGCCCACGTGCTAGTGGCCGAGGGACTGGAGGAGCGCGACGAGTTCGAGGTGGACACGCGTGCCGGCGTGAAGGTGATCAGGGTGCTGGCGGCCAACGGCGCGGACGCGACGTTCTCCGTGGACATGGGTCCCGTTGAGGTCACCGGTGTTTCCACCGCGCGCATGGGCGACTTCGAGTTCGCCGGCATCGGCGTCGACGTGGGCAACCCGCACCTGGCCTGCGTGATCCCGGGGCTTACCCCAGAGGAGCTGGCGGCGATGGAGCTGACCCAGCCGGAGTTTGACACCGAGTTCTTCCCAGCCGGGGTCAACGTGGAAATCTTGACTGAGCTAGCTGCAGCCGACGGCGACGGGGCTGTACATGGCGCGGCCGGCGACGGCGCGGTGCACATGCGCGTTTGGGAGCGCGGGGTGGGGGAAACCCGCTCCTGCGGCACCGGCACTGTAGCCGCGGCGCAGGCCGCGCTTGCCGACGCCGACATCGAGCACGGCCAGGTCACCGTCCATGTGCCGGGTGGCACCCTCACGATCGAGCTCCGCGATGGGCGCGCGCGGATGACTGGACCGTCGCGCATCGTCGCACGCGGTGTGCTGGCAGGGGAGCTGGCCTAG
- the miaA gene encoding tRNA (adenosine(37)-N6)-dimethylallyltransferase MiaA, with product MLTPVAVVGPTASGKSALGIALAQRLGGEIVNVDSMQLYRGMDIGTAKLPPEERGGIPHHLLDVWKVTRTASVAEYQAMAVDAVEGIAARGKVPILVGGSMLYAQSLLDDWQFPPTDPAVRARYEARLEDIGVDALHAELAEVDPEAARVIEDKDPRRTVRALEVIELTGEPFAASQPPKDAQPRWGTRILGLRTDATWLNPRIELRTRQMFEAGLVDEVRGLVAQGLQRESTAGRAIGYAQVLAHLDGELSLDDAIEQTIIGTRRYVRRQRSWFNRDPRIHWLDAAGEDVVGAALQALGEH from the coding sequence ATGCTAACGCCGGTCGCCGTTGTAGGGCCCACCGCCAGCGGCAAGTCCGCGCTTGGCATCGCGCTTGCGCAGCGCCTGGGCGGGGAGATTGTGAACGTCGACTCCATGCAGCTTTACCGGGGCATGGATATCGGCACCGCGAAACTGCCGCCCGAGGAACGCGGTGGCATCCCGCACCACCTGCTGGACGTGTGGAAGGTCACGCGCACCGCATCCGTCGCGGAATACCAGGCCATGGCGGTGGATGCGGTGGAGGGCATCGCCGCGCGGGGCAAGGTTCCCATCCTCGTCGGCGGGTCCATGCTCTACGCGCAATCGCTTCTCGACGATTGGCAGTTCCCACCCACCGACCCTGCAGTGCGCGCCCGCTACGAGGCTCGTCTGGAGGATATCGGCGTGGACGCACTGCATGCGGAACTGGCCGAGGTGGACCCGGAAGCCGCCCGCGTGATCGAGGACAAGGATCCACGCCGTACCGTCCGCGCCTTGGAGGTTATTGAGCTGACGGGCGAGCCCTTCGCCGCGTCCCAGCCGCCCAAAGACGCGCAGCCGCGCTGGGGCACGCGCATCCTGGGCCTGCGCACCGACGCCACTTGGCTCAACCCGCGGATCGAGCTGCGCACCCGCCAGATGTTCGAGGCAGGGCTCGTCGACGAAGTGCGCGGGCTGGTCGCGCAGGGTCTACAGCGCGAATCCACCGCCGGGCGCGCCATCGGGTACGCGCAGGTCCTCGCGCATTTGGACGGGGAGCTTTCGCTTGACGACGCTATAGAGCAGACCATCATCGGCACCCGACGCTACGTGCGCCGCCAGCGCTCCTGGTTCAACAGGGACCCGCGCATCCACTGGCTCGACGCGGCGGGCGAGGACGTGGTCGGCGCGGCGCTTCAGGCACTGGGGGAGCATTAG